One Candidatus Saccharibacteria bacterium RAAC3_TM7_1 genomic region harbors:
- a CDS encoding hypothetical protein (RAAC3_TM7_1_437) has translation MIEINLIPDVKLELLRARKLRNNVISACIVITIAAVGIVVLLGLYNYGALAIADASADRSINEQSAKLKKVPDLAKTLTLQQQLASLTEMHNNKLISSRLFDIATTIIPDSPNDVTISRLTLDTESTMITIEGQAKNGYEALEVFKKTIEETKFDYGQAGIRQEPINIALEVTDGDRSYGEDSNGEKTLRFTMQFTYPLELFARTSQQGKIVAPNKYNATDSVLGVPKSLFSTANPTGGEN, from the coding sequence ATGATTGAGATCAATCTCATCCCTGACGTCAAGCTTGAGCTTCTGAGAGCGCGTAAGCTACGCAATAACGTTATCTCGGCATGTATTGTTATTACGATCGCCGCTGTCGGTATCGTTGTACTACTCGGACTGTATAACTATGGCGCTTTAGCGATAGCGGATGCCAGCGCCGACCGGTCGATCAACGAACAGAGTGCGAAGCTCAAGAAGGTTCCTGATCTCGCAAAAACACTGACGCTGCAGCAACAGCTGGCGTCGCTGACCGAAATGCACAATAATAAGCTTATCTCCTCGCGTCTTTTTGACATTGCGACGACGATAATCCCCGACTCACCGAATGACGTGACGATCTCACGACTAACGCTTGATACCGAAAGCACGATGATCACGATCGAAGGCCAGGCCAAAAATGGCTACGAAGCACTAGAGGTCTTTAAGAAAACAATCGAGGAGACCAAGTTCGACTACGGTCAGGCTGGCATACGCCAGGAGCCGATCAATATCGCGCTAGAGGTTACCGACGGTGACCGTAGCTACGGTGAGGATTCAAACGGCGAGAAGACGCTCCGTTTCACAATGCAATTCACGTATCCTTTGGAGTTGTTTGCTCGTACGTCGCAGCAAGGCAAGATCGTCGCACCGAACAAATATAACGCCACTGATTCGGTACTCGGTGTGCCAAAAAGTCTCTTTAGCACTGCCAACCCAACGGGAGGAGAGAATTAA
- a CDS encoding hypothetical protein (RAAC3_TM7_1_438), translating into MPKNTKGIRKYQQIQHANRTMFIWVAVASALVGAALVLSFTLFGQIMFKQKVIGEKNTTVQTLKKNNEVVTDLNDNIRLLESNQALGETPQPEDSKALAVILDALPSQANSSALGASLQQKLLNVPGVTVESLNVTPIAGVENSGEDTTADSSAGDNTISFQFSVSVKSGEGSLLKQVLQNLEKSIRAINVQSVEVQTSSEKITMNVKAAAYYQPEATIELSTKAVQP; encoded by the coding sequence ATGCCGAAAAATACCAAAGGAATCAGGAAGTACCAGCAGATCCAACACGCCAACCGGACGATGTTTATCTGGGTGGCGGTTGCTTCGGCACTGGTTGGAGCGGCGCTAGTACTCTCGTTTACTTTATTTGGACAAATTATGTTTAAGCAAAAGGTGATTGGTGAGAAAAACACCACGGTTCAGACGCTAAAAAAGAATAACGAAGTAGTGACTGACCTAAATGATAATATTCGTCTCCTTGAGAGCAACCAGGCACTTGGTGAGACGCCGCAACCGGAAGACAGTAAGGCGCTTGCCGTGATCCTCGATGCTCTGCCGTCGCAGGCGAACTCTTCGGCGCTCGGGGCTTCCTTGCAGCAGAAATTACTGAATGTGCCTGGCGTGACGGTCGAATCATTGAATGTGACACCGATTGCCGGTGTAGAAAATAGCGGTGAAGACACAACGGCGGATAGCAGCGCTGGTGACAACACGATATCTTTCCAATTTTCGGTCAGTGTCAAATCAGGAGAGGGTAGCTTGCTCAAGCAAGTACTGCAGAACCTGGAGAAATCGATCCGCGCTATTAACGTCCAGTCGGTTGAAGTCCAAACAAGTAGCGAAAAAATTACCATGAATGTCAAAGCAGCTGCGTATTACCAGCCTGAAGCAACAATTGAACTAAGCACAAAGGCGGTGCAGCCATGA
- a CDS encoding hypothetical protein (RAAC3_TM7_1_439), which yields MKKTDIAMITLIASLSVIAAYSIVSIIPGLSPSQESVRVKTIDEYTAKVSQPDPTIFNSDAINPTVNVTVGKQ from the coding sequence ATGAAGAAAACCGATATAGCCATGATTACCCTGATCGCGTCGTTGAGCGTAATTGCCGCCTACAGTATTGTTAGTATTATTCCCGGTCTCAGCCCCTCACAAGAATCGGTTAGGGTAAAGACTATCGACGAATATACAGCCAAGGTCAGCCAGCCGGATCCGACTATTTTTAATAGCGACGCTATCAACCCGACGGTCAACGTAACGGTCGGTAAACAGTAG
- a CDS encoding type II secretion system protein E (RAAC3_TM7_1_440), whose amino-acid sequence MALITTELQEKLLSLLVNEGLVQQSVIDETKSDAVKTNQPMLKVLTEKGAVDDELLTHAIAQVSGVPYVNLQNTLIDEKILELLPIEIAERFMAVPLAEVQNRLAVAMLDANNVQAVDYLANLIQRPLKVFMTSEPGIRHVLDQYKTDLSSVDEAVRSEKAASSAEAAESANIKTLVQDSPISRALSTILEYAVKTKASDIHIEPFESALKIRCRVDGVLREVMQLPKSIEPALVSRIKILSNLKIDEHRTPQDGQFAIKVANKEVDLRIAISPVVWGEQVVIRLLDKSSNSFALEEMGYAGRALRAIRKGIRRPNGMVLTSGPTGSGKSTSLYALIKEVKDDSVNIVTLEDPVEYKMEGVNQIQVNSEVGLTFANGLRSILRQDPNIIMVGEIRDAETANLAVQAALTGHLVFSTLHTNSAAGVLPRLLDMGIEPFLIASTVNTIIGQRLVRRVAPNRDVYSSTPIETQNILTTVGHILPKTKEQVAAVSQDLGYKDLPLAGQNAYTLVKGKDTPGTPHGYSGRAGLFEVMDVTEEIQDLIVRHATSAEIQRKAMEQGMITMRQDGYLKALTGLTTIEEVNRVAADTA is encoded by the coding sequence GTGGCCCTTATCACGACGGAGCTCCAGGAAAAGCTACTCTCGCTTTTAGTTAACGAAGGGTTGGTTCAACAATCGGTTATCGATGAGACAAAAAGTGATGCAGTGAAAACCAATCAACCGATGCTAAAGGTGCTAACCGAAAAAGGCGCGGTCGATGACGAGTTGCTGACACACGCTATCGCCCAAGTGTCCGGGGTACCCTATGTTAATCTGCAAAACACACTGATTGATGAGAAAATTCTTGAACTGCTGCCAATAGAGATTGCCGAGCGGTTCATGGCGGTACCCCTCGCCGAAGTTCAAAACCGTTTGGCGGTTGCTATGCTCGACGCCAATAATGTGCAAGCGGTCGACTACCTTGCTAATTTGATTCAGCGGCCCTTAAAGGTCTTCATGACTAGTGAACCGGGTATTCGACACGTACTCGACCAATACAAGACCGACCTTTCTTCGGTGGATGAAGCGGTGCGTTCTGAAAAAGCGGCCTCAAGTGCCGAAGCAGCAGAAAGTGCCAACATCAAGACACTCGTACAGGATTCACCGATTAGCCGTGCACTCAGCACTATCTTGGAGTATGCGGTGAAAACAAAGGCCAGCGACATCCACATTGAGCCGTTTGAGTCGGCACTCAAGATTCGCTGCCGCGTCGACGGTGTGCTCCGCGAGGTCATGCAGCTACCGAAGAGCATTGAGCCGGCACTGGTGAGTCGTATCAAGATCTTGTCGAACCTCAAGATTGATGAGCACCGGACGCCACAGGATGGTCAGTTTGCGATTAAGGTTGCCAACAAAGAGGTAGACCTCCGTATTGCAATTAGTCCAGTGGTCTGGGGTGAGCAAGTTGTCATCCGACTGCTTGATAAATCCAGTAACTCATTTGCCCTCGAGGAGATGGGATACGCCGGGCGCGCACTTCGTGCCATCCGAAAAGGCATCCGCCGTCCAAACGGCATGGTACTAACTTCGGGTCCAACCGGAAGCGGCAAGTCAACCAGTCTCTATGCCCTGATCAAAGAAGTCAAAGATGACTCGGTCAATATCGTCACGCTAGAAGACCCAGTTGAGTACAAGATGGAAGGGGTCAATCAGATCCAGGTTAATAGTGAGGTCGGTCTGACTTTTGCCAATGGGTTACGCTCGATTTTGCGTCAAGACCCGAACATCATCATGGTGGGGGAGATTCGCGATGCCGAGACGGCCAATTTGGCGGTGCAAGCGGCGTTGACGGGGCACCTGGTATTCTCAACACTCCACACCAACTCAGCGGCCGGTGTCTTACCGCGTCTCCTCGACATGGGGATCGAGCCGTTTCTGATCGCCAGTACAGTGAACACGATTATTGGTCAGCGCCTGGTGCGCCGCGTAGCACCGAACCGCGACGTGTACAGCTCAACCCCGATCGAAACGCAGAATATCCTTACCACTGTTGGCCACATTCTACCGAAGACGAAAGAGCAGGTTGCGGCAGTTTCGCAGGATCTAGGATATAAAGACTTGCCACTAGCCGGGCAAAACGCTTATACTTTAGTCAAGGGGAAAGATACTCCCGGGACGCCACATGGCTACTCGGGGCGAGCCGGCCTCTTTGAAGTCATGGACGTGACGGAGGAAATACAAGATCTTATCGTTCGTCATGCAACCAGTGCGGAAATCCAGCGTAAGGCTATGGAGCAAGGAATGATCACGATGCGACAGGATGGCTACTTAAAAGCACTGACTGGTTTAACAACAATTGAGGAAGTAAACCGCGTCGCGGCGGATACGGCATAA
- a CDS encoding twitching motility protein (RAAC3_TM7_1_441), with translation MNQELRIELLLEEVVKRRASDLHLQVGLPPMLRIDGSLTPVQGYDILGEPELETLVFAILDQEQQQILQKDKEFDFSFAFGNLGRFRVNAFHERGNLAAALRLIPNEIKNIMELGMPPIVNNFSDYPRGLVLVTGPTGSGKSTTLAALVDKINTERPQHIITIEDPIEFTHKSKKSVVVQREVHYDTYSFSAALRSSLRQDPDVVLIGEMRDLETISAAITIAETGHLVFATLHTNSAAQSIDRMIDVFPPHQQPQIRAQLSNILMAICSQRLVPAIGGGRVVAAEILIANSAVRNIIREGKSHQLDAVIQTSADQGMQTMDRTLVSLVQSGTVTFDEARNYAVDLTEFERLMRG, from the coding sequence ATGAACCAAGAATTACGGATAGAATTATTACTCGAAGAGGTTGTCAAGCGACGTGCGAGCGATCTTCACTTGCAAGTCGGCTTGCCGCCAATGTTGCGTATCGACGGTAGTCTGACACCAGTCCAGGGCTACGATATCTTAGGTGAGCCAGAACTGGAAACTCTCGTGTTTGCCATCCTAGACCAAGAGCAACAGCAGATTTTGCAAAAAGATAAAGAATTTGACTTTAGCTTCGCGTTTGGCAACCTTGGCCGCTTCCGTGTTAACGCTTTTCATGAACGAGGCAACCTGGCGGCAGCACTACGTCTGATCCCGAATGAGATCAAGAATATTATGGAGCTGGGTATGCCGCCGATTGTCAATAACTTTTCCGATTATCCACGCGGGCTTGTATTAGTCACCGGCCCGACGGGTAGTGGAAAGTCGACCACTCTCGCAGCACTTGTCGATAAGATCAATACCGAGCGGCCGCAGCATATCATCACGATTGAAGATCCAATTGAGTTTACGCATAAGTCAAAGAAGTCGGTTGTCGTACAGCGTGAGGTTCACTATGACACTTATAGTTTCTCGGCCGCTTTACGCTCCAGCTTGCGTCAAGATCCTGATGTAGTCCTCATCGGTGAGATGCGTGACCTCGAGACAATCTCGGCGGCAATTACGATTGCCGAGACGGGACACCTGGTATTTGCCACGCTTCATACCAACTCGGCGGCGCAATCGATCGACCGAATGATCGACGTTTTTCCACCGCACCAGCAGCCGCAGATCCGCGCCCAACTCTCGAATATCCTGATGGCGATTTGTTCACAGCGCCTAGTGCCGGCTATCGGCGGCGGCCGTGTCGTAGCGGCCGAGATCTTGATTGCCAACTCAGCAGTGCGCAATATTATTCGCGAGGGAAAGAGTCATCAGCTCGACGCGGTCATCCAGACCAGCGCGGACCAAGGTATGCAGACGATGGATCGGACACTTGTCAGCCTTGTTCAGTCCGGAACGGTGACGTTTGACGAAGCTCGCAACTATGCGGTTGATCTTACCGAATTTGAAAGGTTGATGCGAGGTTAG